In the Hippoglossus stenolepis isolate QCI-W04-F060 chromosome 14, HSTE1.2, whole genome shotgun sequence genome, one interval contains:
- the plpp2b gene encoding phospholipid phosphatase 2b, translated as MKELGKKKLYVVVDVLCVLVAALPFIIMTIVFKPYERGIYCDDESIMYPLKPDTITHGMLAAVTISCTVIIISSGEAYLVYSKRVYSNSDFNQYVAALYKVVGTFLFGAAVSQSLTDLAKFTIGRPRPNFMAVCAPKACTGYIALINCTGKPQDVTESRLSFYSGHSSFGMYCMLFLALYVQARLVAKWARLLRPTIQFFLVAFAVYVGYTRVSDYKHHWSDVLVGMLQGALIAVLNVCFVSDFFKKRPPRCTRQDTTESEEPERKPSLQIVDSEHTNHYNYHHNPGPV; from the exons CGGCACTGCCCTTCATCATTATGACCATTGTGTTCAAGCCATATGAAAGGGGCATCTACTGTGATGATGAGAGCATCATGTACCCATTAAAACCAGACACCATCACCCACGGCATGCTGGCGGCCGTCACCATCTCCTGCACGGTCATCATT ATCTCCTCTGGAGAGGCGTACCTGGTTTACAGCAAGAGGGTTTACTCTAACTCAGACTTCAACCAGTATGTAGCCGCGCTCTACAAGGTCGTGGGCACCTTCCTGTTTGGGGCAGCCGTCAGCCAGTCGCTGACCGACCTCGCCAAGTTCACCATCGGCCGTCCGAGGCCTAACTTCATGGCTGTATGTGCCCCCAAGGCCTGCACGGGATACATCGCTTTGATCAACTGCACAGGCAAACCGCAGGACGTCACCGAGTCAAG ATTGTCCTTCTACTCTGGTCACTCCTCTTTTGGGATGTACTGTATGCTCTTCCTTGCA ctttaCGTGCAGGCCAGACTGGTGGCTAAGTGGGCTAGACTCCTCCGGCCCACAATCCAGTTCTTCCTGGTAGCCTTCGCGGTGTATGTGGGTTACACCCGCGTCTCTGATTACAAGCACCACTGGAGCGACGTGCTGGTGGGGATGCTGCAGGGAGCGCTGATCGCTGTGCTCAAC gTGTGCTTCGTGTCAGACTTCTTCAAGAAGCGTCCTCCACGTTGCACGAGGCAAGACACCACCGAAAGCGAGGAGCCGGAGAGGAAACCCAGCCTGCAGATCGTAGACTCTGAGCACACCAACCATTACAACTACCACCACAATCCTGGCCCTGTGTGA